The Cydia pomonella isolate Wapato2018A chromosome 20, ilCydPomo1, whole genome shotgun sequence genome contains a region encoding:
- the LOC133528907 gene encoding LOW QUALITY PROTEIN: cytochrome P450 6B2-like (The sequence of the model RefSeq protein was modified relative to this genomic sequence to represent the inferred CDS: deleted 1 base in 1 codon) — MLVTALVVLVSALGLLYLYLKKKNEYWKSRGLITPKPLPLLGNYGDFILLKKNLPDTVNKICKQFPKEPIVGAYYGTEPVIIVKDPELLKLVITKDFYYFSSRDLSAHTGRELMTKNVFQEHGDTWRVIRQNLTPVFTSAKMKKMFYLIQERTQDFEKFLAREITTKQTHEVRSFMGKYTMDCIGSCIFGLETKVMQEKSDNPFVVISEKIFDFRTHKVFKNIMRTIWPNIFYGLGMSAFNQDIGDFFNKLIGGVFSDRNYTPSSRHDFIDFILGFKKNKYITGDDIKSLKNGSDAREKVKLEVDDELLVARTITMIFFAAGFETSAATMSFALFEMSKNPGVLKRVLDEVDEYLVKTEGKVTYECVSDLPYLEACLDEALRIYPVLGVLTREVVEDYHMPSGLLLEKATRVHIPVQYLHMHPDYFPDPEEFQPERFLGVNKDDIKPYTYYPFGDGPRICIGMRFAKMQMMAGLVTLLRHYTVELPPHVPRKVEFDPLAFTLQSKHKIELNFLARSKFSSQ, encoded by the exons ATGTTAGTAACGGCACTAGTTGTTCTTGTGTCCGCCTTGGGACTCCTATATCTATATTTGAAGAAGAAAAATGAATACTGGAAGTCAAGAGGGCTCATTACTCCCAAACCGTTGCCGCTTCTCGGTAACTACGGAGACTTCATCCTACTGAAGAAAAACCTTCCTGACACTGTCAATAAAATTTGCAAACAGTTCCCTAAGGAGCCTATAGTCGGTGCGTACTACGGTACGGAGCCGGTCATCATCGTCAAGGATCCCGAGCTCTTGAAGCTCGTCATCACTAAGGACTTCTACTACTTCAGCAGCCGGGATCTTTCGGCACATACAGGAAGGGAACTGATGACCAAAAATGTGTTCCAAGAACATGGGGATACCTGGCGTGTCATACGGCAAAATCTCACCCCGGTTTTCACTTCAGCTAAGATGAAGAAGATGTTCTACTTAATTCAAGAACGCACGCAGGACTTTGAGAAATTCTTGGCTAGAGAAATCACTACTAAACAAACACACGAAGTCAGGAGCTTCATGGGGAAATATACCATGGATTGCATTGGATCATGTATCTTTGGTCTTGAAACTAAGGTCATGCAAGAAAAGAGCGACAATCCTTTCGTGGTTATCAGTGAGAAAATTTTCGATTTCCGCACCCACAAGGTTTTTAAGAACATCATGAGAACTATCTGGCCAAACATTTTCTATGGATTAGGAATGAGTGCCTTCAATCAAGATATTGGCGACTTCTTCAACAAGCTAATCGGAGGGGTTTTCTCTGATCGTAACTATACTCCAAGTTCACGGCACGACTTCATCGATTTCATCCTTGGATTCAAGAAAAATAAGTACATTACAGGAGATGATATAAAGAGTCTGAAGAATGGAAGCGATGCAAGAGAGAAAGTGAAGTTAGAAGTGGATGATGAGTTGTTAGTGGCCCGA ACGATAACGATGATATTCTTTGCAGCTGGATTCGAGACATCAGCAGCGACTATGAGCTTTGCCTTGTTTGAGATGTCCAAAAACCCTGGAGTTCTGAAGCGTGTATTAGATGAAGTGGACGAGTATTTGGTGAAGACAGAAGGAAAGGTCACGTATGAATGTGTCTCCGATTTACCTTATTTGGAAGCTTGCTTGGACGAAGCTCTTCGCATATACCCGGTACTAGGAGTCCTGACTCGCGAGGTGGTGGAGGACTATCACATGCCATCAGGTCTGCTGCTGGAAAAGGCCACACGCGTACACATACCGGTGCAGTACCTGCACATGCACCCGGACTACTTCCCGGATCCTGAGGAGTTCCAACCCGAGAGGTTTTTGGGAGTCAACAAGGATGACATCAAGCCTTACACATACTACCCGTTCGGAGATGGACCTAGGATTTGCATAG GCATGCGTTTCGCGAAGATGCAGATGATGGCTGGCCTGGTCACGTTGCTCCGACACTACACCGTGGAACTGCCCCCTCACGTGCCCAGGAAGGTCGAGTTCGATCCTTTGGCCTTCACGCTGCAGTCCAAACATAAGATCGAGCTGAACTTCTTGGCAAGAAGCAAGTTTTCTAGTCAATAG
- the LOC133529270 gene encoding LOW QUALITY PROTEIN: cytochrome P450 6B2-like (The sequence of the model RefSeq protein was modified relative to this genomic sequence to represent the inferred CDS: inserted 1 base in 1 codon) yields the protein MFVTTLVVLASALGLLYLYLKKKNEYWKSRGVVTPKPLPLLGNYKDYILLKKNLFDTVTDICKQFPKEPIVGGYYGTEPVVIVKDPELLKLVVTKDFYYFSSRELSAHTDKETATKNVFSAHGDTWRVMRQNLTPIFTSAKMKNMFYLIQDRTQDFEKFLAKEITANPVNDVRSFTMKYTMDCFGSCIFGLETKVMKEPNDNIFVTISDNIFDFRAHKVFKDILRTIWPNIFYGLGMKGLDPEITDFFNKLIRGVFSDRNHTPGSRNDFIDFILGFKKXKYVTGDVIKSLKNGREGKQKVKLEVDDALLVAQTLIFFIAGFDTSAATMSGTLYELSKHPEALKRVQDEVDEYLAKTGGRVTYECISDLPYLEACVNETLRLYPVLGVLTREVVEDYRLPSGLLLEKSMRVHIPVQYLHMHPDYFPEPEKFRPERFLGENKNNIKPYTYYPFGDGPRMCLGMRFARMQMMAGLVTLLRHYTVELPPHVPRKVEFDPLSFILKFKQNVELNFVPRTKVSGQ from the exons ATGTTTGTCACGACACTCGTAGTCCTTGCGTCCGCCTTGGGACTCCTCTATCTAtacttgaagaaaaaaaatgaatactGGAAGTCCAGAGGCGTCGTTACCCCCAAGCCGTTGCCACTTCTTGGTAACTACAAAGATTACATCTTACTGAAGAAAAACCTTTTTGACACAGTCACTGACATTTGTAAACAGTTCCCTAAGGAGCCTATCGTCGGTGGGTACTACGGTACCGAGCCAGTCGTCATCGTCAAGGATCCAGAGCTCCTGAAACTTGTTGTCACCAAAGATTTTTACTACTTCAGCAGCCGAGAGCTGTCCGCACACACAGATAAAGAAACGGCAACCAAGAATGTTTTCTCCGCACATGGGGATACCTGGCGCGTCATGCGGCAAAATCTCACCCCGATTTTCACTTCAGCTAAGATGAAGAATATGTTCTACTTAATTCAAGATCGCACGCAGGACTTCGAGAAATTCTTGGCTAAAGAAATAACTGCTAATCCAGTAAACGACGTCAGGAGCTTCACGATGAAATATACCATGGATTGCTTTGGTTCATGCATCTTTGGGCTCGAAACTAAAGTCATGAAAGAGCCAAACGATAATATTTTCGTTACCATCAGCGATAACATTTTTGACTTCCGCGCCCACAAGGTTTTTAAGGATATACTGAGAACTATCTGGCCGAACATTTTCTATGGATTAGGCATGAAAGGCTTAGATCCGGAGATTACTGATTTCTTTAACAAGCTTATCAGAGGTGTCTTCTCTGATCGTAACCATACTCCAGGTTCAAGGAACGACTTCATCGATTTCATCCTTggattcaaaa aaaaatacgttacgGGGGATGTTATAAAGAGTCTGAAAAACGGAAGGGAAGGGAAGCAAAAAGTGAAGTTAGAAGTAGATGATGCTTTGTTAGTGGCGCAAACGCTGATATTCTTCATTGCTGGATTTGATACGTCTGCGGCGACTATGAGTGGCACTTTGTACGAGCTTTCCAAACACCCTGAGGCCCTGAAGCGAGTTCAAGACGAAGTGGACGAGTATTTGGCGAAAACGGGAGGGAGGGTCACGTATGAATGTATCAGTGATTTACCTTACTTGGAAGCTTGTGTGAACGAAACTCTTCGCCTATACCCGGTACTAGGAGTCCTGACCCGCGAGGTGGTGGAGGACTATCGTCTGCCATCAGGTTTGCTGCTGGAGAAGTCAATGCGCGTGCACATACCGGTGCAGTACCTGCACATGCACCCAGACTACTTCCCGGAGCCTGAGAAGTTTCGACCCGAGCGGTTTTTAGGAGAAAACAAGAATAACATCAAGCCTTACACGTACTACCCATTCGGGGATGGACCTAGGATGTGCTTAG GCATGCGTTTCGCGAGGATGCAGATGATGGCTGGCCTGGTCACGTTGCTCCGACACTACACCGTGGAACTGCCCCCACACGTGCCCAGGAAGGTCGAGTTCGACCCTTTATCCTTCATACTGAAGTTCAAACAGAATGTCGAGCTGAACTTCGTACCGAGAACCAAGGTTTCTGGCCAATGA